In the Saccharococcus thermophilus genome, GCTCGCCGTTTGCCAAAATAGGCTCGACACATACTTCCTCAATTAAAAATTTTTCTAATACGTTTAATAGTGTTGACGTCACTATCGTATTTTTTGGCATAATTGGCTTTTTCGTTTTCCCTAGCACATCTTCGGCAAGAATACATCCTTCTTGCAACTGGTGAAGCTTTACCCGAATCATCGCTGACACTCCCATGTTTTGTTCGTGTAATTTTATACTAACATATTAGGAAATAAGTTGTAGTACTTTATGTGTATAAAAAAGAAAGGTGTCACGAAAGCGGAGTTTTCGGACACCTTTGTTATTATGCTAAATGAGCCTCTTCCTCTTTTTCTTCTTCTGTCGGAACTTTCGCTACCGTAGCAACATATTCATGTTCATTTTCTTCCGATAGACGAATTAATTTTACCCCTTGCGTATTTCTTCCTACCCGTGAAATATCGCTGACAGCAATGCGAATGAGGATGCCGCTTGTTGTGATGAGCATTAAGTCTTCTTCCCCGTTGACCGTTTTCACCGCAACAACCGGACCGTTTTTCTCCGTCACATTACATGTTTTAATTCCTTTTCCGCCGCGGCTTTGCAGACGATATTCAGAGGCAGGGGTGCGCTTGCCATATCCGTTTTTCGTCACGACTAATACGTCACAATCATCCTCTAAAATTTCCATGCCTACTACTTCATCATCCTCATCAAGCGTGATCGCCTTCACTCCCGTTGCACTCCGTCCCATTGTACGCACATCGGTTTCCGGAAAACGAATAAGCATACCGTTTTTCGTCCCGACAATAATATGTTTCGATCCATCCGTTAACTTAACCGAAATAAGCTCGTCCCCTTCGCGCAGATGGATGGCGATTAAACCGTTGTTTCGAATATGGGCGAAGGCAGAAAGTGGGCAACGCTTGGCAATGCCTTGTTTTGTTGTAAAGAACAAATATAAATTGTCGTCAAATTCGTCGTGAATAGGGATAATCGTATTAATCCACTCATCTTTATCCAGTTCTAAAAGATTAATAAGCGGAAGTCCCTTCGCGGTCCGACTGTATTCCGGAATTTCATATCCTTTTGCCCGGTATACTTTGCCTTTATTCGTAAAGAATAAAATAGTATCATGGGTCGACGTAATCAAAAGATGCTCGACAAAGTCATCCTCGGTCGTATGCATGCCTTGGACGCCTCGCCCGCCGCGTTTTTGGCTTCTGTACGTAGAAACAGGCAAACGCTTAATATACCCTTTATGTGTGAGGGTGATGACGACATGTTCGCGCGGAATTAAATCTTCATCGTCAAATTCTTCGGCTCCTCCAACGACGATTTCTGTTCTCCGCTCATCGTTAAACCGCTCTTTAATTTCCGTCAGCTCGTCGCGAATAATTTGCAGCACTTTTTCCTCATCCGCTAAAATCGCTTTTAATTCAGCGATGAAACGGACAAGATCTTGATATTCTTGTTCAATTTTTTCTCGTTCTAATCCGGTTAACCGTTGCAAACGCATATCTAAAATCGCTTGCGCCTGTTTCTCGCTGAGCGAAAACTGCTTCATCAGCCCTTCCCTAGCGATTTCCGTCGTCTGCGAGCTGCGGATTAGGTTAATCACCTCATCAAGGTGATCAAGAGCAACGCGAAGGCCCTCTAAAATATGGGCGCGGGCTTCTGCTTTTTTCAGCTCGTAAGCTGTCCGGCGGCGGATCACTACTTTCTGATGTTTCAAATAATGCTCCAGGCATTCTTTTAAATTTAACACTTTCGGCTGGCCATCAACAAGCGCAAGCATATTAATGCCGAAGCTTGTTTGCAATGCCGTATGTTTATATAAATTGTTTAAAATGACTTTGGCATTGGCATCGCGGCGCACTTCGATGACGATCCGCATTCCGTTCCGGTCTGACTCGTCGCGCAAATCGGTAATGCCGTCAATTTTCTTTTCGCGGACAAGCTCCGCGATGCGTTCAATTAATTTTGCCTTGTTGACTTGATAAGGAAGCTCGCGGACGATGATCGTTTCTTTTCCGTTGGACTGCTGTTCGATTTCAACTTTCGCACGCAATGTAATCGAGCCGCGCCCTGTTTCGTATGCTTTACGGATGCCGCTGCGGCCGATAATTTGCCCCGCCGTCGGAAAATCTGGCCCTGGAATGTATTCCATTAAGTCAGCTACCGTCATATCAGGATTTTTGCTTAATGCCAAAATGGCGTCGATCACTTCACCGAGCTGGTGCGGCGGAATGTTTGTCGCCATCCCGACCGCGATTCCGGATGAACCGTTTACCAATAAGTTAGGAAAGCGCGACGGCAAAACGACTGGTTCTTTTTCTGAACCGTCGTAGTTATCCTGATAATCGATCGTGTCTTTGTTAATGTCGCGTAACAGTTCCATCGCGATTTTGGACATGCGCGCTTCTGTATAGCGCATCGCGGCAGCTGCGTCACCGTCAATCGATCCAAAGTTTCCGTGCCCATCGACAAGCATGTAGCGATAGTTAAAATCTTGCGCCATGCGGACCATCGTGTCGTATACGGCTGCATCACCGTGCGGGTGGTATTTCCCGATGACTTCGCCGACGATGCGGGCCGACTTTTTGTATGGTTTGTCCGCGGTCATGCCAAGATCATGCATGGCATATAAAATGCGGCGATGCACAGGCTTTAGCCCGTCGCGAACATCAGGCAATGCCCGTGATACGATGACGCTCATCGCATAATCGAGAAACGAGGAACGCATTTCCTGGCTAATATTGACTTCACGGATGCGCGGATGTTGATTTTCTGCCATTCATAAAAACCTCCCTTATAAAAAAATTTGGAGTG is a window encoding:
- the gyrA gene encoding DNA gyrase subunit A, translated to MAENQHPRIREVNISQEMRSSFLDYAMSVIVSRALPDVRDGLKPVHRRILYAMHDLGMTADKPYKKSARIVGEVIGKYHPHGDAAVYDTMVRMAQDFNYRYMLVDGHGNFGSIDGDAAAAMRYTEARMSKIAMELLRDINKDTIDYQDNYDGSEKEPVVLPSRFPNLLVNGSSGIAVGMATNIPPHQLGEVIDAILALSKNPDMTVADLMEYIPGPDFPTAGQIIGRSGIRKAYETGRGSITLRAKVEIEQQSNGKETIIVRELPYQVNKAKLIERIAELVREKKIDGITDLRDESDRNGMRIVIEVRRDANAKVILNNLYKHTALQTSFGINMLALVDGQPKVLNLKECLEHYLKHQKVVIRRRTAYELKKAEARAHILEGLRVALDHLDEVINLIRSSQTTEIAREGLMKQFSLSEKQAQAILDMRLQRLTGLEREKIEQEYQDLVRFIAELKAILADEEKVLQIIRDELTEIKERFNDERRTEIVVGGAEEFDDEDLIPREHVVITLTHKGYIKRLPVSTYRSQKRGGRGVQGMHTTEDDFVEHLLITSTHDTILFFTNKGKVYRAKGYEIPEYSRTAKGLPLINLLELDKDEWINTIIPIHDEFDDNLYLFFTTKQGIAKRCPLSAFAHIRNNGLIAIHLREGDELISVKLTDGSKHIIVGTKNGMLIRFPETDVRTMGRSATGVKAITLDEDDEVVGMEILEDDCDVLVVTKNGYGKRTPASEYRLQSRGGKGIKTCNVTEKNGPVVAVKTVNGEEDLMLITTSGILIRIAVSDISRVGRNTQGVKLIRLSEENEHEYVATVAKVPTEEEKEEEAHLA